In Sceloporus undulatus isolate JIND9_A2432 ecotype Alabama chromosome 10, SceUnd_v1.1, whole genome shotgun sequence, the following proteins share a genomic window:
- the ORAI1 gene encoding calcium release-activated calcium channel protein 1, producing the protein MVEVQLDADHDYPPGLLIAFSACTTVLVAVHLFALMISTCILPNIEAVSNVHNLNSVKESPHERMHRHIELAWAFSTVIGTLLFLAEVVLLCWVKFHPLKKKTGDGSRASNTTITAGEAAAITSTTIMVPFGLIFIVFAVHFYRSLVTHKTDRQFQELNELAEFARLQDQLDHRGDTLPPPGSHFA; encoded by the coding sequence ATGGTGGAAGTCCAGCTTGATGCAGACCATGACTACCCGCCAGGGCTCTTGATAGCATTCAGTGCCTGTACCACTGTACTAGTGGCCGTCCATCTCTTTGCCCTCATGATAAGCACTTGCATCCTCCCCAACATTGAGGCCGTGAGCAATGTGCACAACCTCAATTCTGTGAAGGAGTCGCCCCACGAGCGCATGCACCGACACATCGAGCTAGCTTGGGCCTTCTCCACCGTCATCGGGACTCTGCTGTTTCTGGCGGAGGTCGTCCTGCTCTGCTGGGTCAAGTTCCACCCGTTGAAGAAGAAGACAGGTGACGGCAGCCGGGCTAGCAATACCACTATCACAGCTGGTGAGGCGGCAGCTATCACTTCCACCACCATCATGGTTCCCTTCGGTTTGATATTCATTGTATTTGCGGTCCACTTCTACCGGTCGCTGGTGACGCACAAGACTGACCGTCAGTTCCAGGAACTGAATGAACTCGCCGAGTTTGCTCGACTGCAAGATCAACTGGACCACAGAGGCGACACCCTGCCGCCTCCGGGCAGCCATTTTgcataa